The genomic region aaaaatgaaattatttttctgggcacaaaagtttctatttttcagcaagatcaaatcaattatcaccataagccatcccaaaggccttacttggcacaaacactaattaaaacacaaaaatacatttaatacagaggtaataatgcatattttattcaagaacagtagcaaaacaaaaaactcaaaaaaaaattggttgcctcccaacaagcgctattgtttaacgcccttagttaGGCATATTGCAATAGACCTAGGTAttttcatctttggtatgcaatccataagtagatctcataatagattcatatggcaacttaattttctttctaggaaagtgtttcatgcctttccttggcggaaattgaaatctaatgttttgcttctttcatatcaataactaGCAGGtgtacccgcgcatttgcgcggctaagTTTTTTCCGTATAATTCCTAGAGAATTGTGATCACTATTATTTAACATGTCACGTACTGTTGTTTTTAGGGATGATAATGTTAAAAATATGATGTTAGACTTTTAACCATGAGAATTTAAACGTTTTCTATGGAATTATGTTATAGCGACAACTTAATTTGCCATAAAAGATGTTGAATTTTCCATGCTAAAAAATCAGACAGGAGCGAAATCCTAGATCTATTTTCTTTCTCGGAAACAAATTTCTTTTGACATTCTATAGATTATAaaatactccctttgtttttaaatataagtctttttagagatttcaatagagACTACATATTTTGAAATGTACATTCCAAAATATGTTTATATATATCAGTATGTGGTCCGTATTGAAAtgtaaaaggacttatatttagagaCGAAGGGAGTACTCATTTATAGGCATCAAATATGCTTGGTACGGTCATAGGTATTCTCATCATTTCCTTCTAGTACGTGTAGTTTGCTCAACCATCCATTTTTGCCACTTGATACATGCTCCTGGTCGTGTTAAAAAAAGATACATGCTGCTGGTCGCACCAGATCAAATATCTCGCAAACTGACGGTTCAATGTAACAGTATGAATGGAAAACTCTGGACTATACTGGCCACCGTTGTACCCGAAGCACCCAGACATGGAAAAAAATCCCCTTTCTCTTACTGCTCTTTGGATCGAGGTCTGGCCGAGGCAGGGATGGCGCAAAGCTTCTGGCCGCGGATCTAGCGCTGCTCACCTTCCCATGATGCGGCATCTCATCTCTGCTGAACTGGAGAGGCAGATGTCAGGTCAGAGAGCTGGGTCGTCGCGTTTGACGACCATCTCCTCCACAGTTTTCCTCGTCGATCTCGTATTCTCCAATCACCCGGGTCTGGCTTTAGCATGTCTGTTAATTTTCGCCATTTTACTTTCATTTTTAAATTGCCAATaatatatttttctttttcataCGGGATGTGATATATTTCAATTATTGGATCTGCGACACAGGATAGAGGTCAGCATGCCTGGTATGGTCGATGCGCCACATCTATGCATCGTTCCTACTTCCTCCATAATGCCCAATTCTTCACAGGTTTGTTTCCCCTTCTAATTTAATTAAAAAGTATATAATTTTGTATTTGCTGAAACAACATATTAGCAAGTTATATAACTCATATGTTTATTGTTTATTTAAGACAAAGTAAAAACTCTTGCATGTTTTAACTAAAATTTGCTTCATATGCTTTAATTAACATGCACCCAATTCTCAATTGGCTTAATGGGTGTAGGTCATACTTGTGATGCCTCTAGGTGAATCGACACATAAATACCTAATGTCGGTCTTTGCTTCTAGTGGAAAATTTGGCCTGTAGAGTTATTTGTACGAATTAGCACTGTGTGAGTTATTGTTCCGTGTGCATTCATAGGATCTTTGCTTATTCTTGCAGCCTCCCTCACAAGGGTAGTAGTCATGATTCTCACACTCACtgatatacatccgtatgtagtccatattgaaatctctaaaaggacttgtatttaggaacggagcaaGTATAATAGAAACATTCCTGTTCGAATTAGTAGATTTCTCAAATCAATGAACACATAGTCCTAAAAATTACCAAGAAAATCAAAGTTcacattttgaagaaattgttagaCATATATAAGTCAAGTAAGAATGTAAGATGATGTTATAACATATATGACTAAATTGTGACTACCTGATCTATCTATTTTTTTTGCCTCATCTAAGGAAGTTCTTGTAACGCCCTTCCGTAAAACATTTGCTCTTCTAGTGTGCGTTGTAGTACTTCTATCAATATCGATCATTTTTGGTAAAGATTCTTCCGCTGGGTGCCTATATATATGGAGTGACATTTAGTCATAGTTAATTAGTCAATAAATCAGAATAGCTGGTGTTTCATACCAGTTAAGAAGTTCCCGAGGTTTGGGTATATCGAGATCGGTATATACTCATGTGGCACTGCTTGACTATAGGCACAAATGTATCAAGTAGAAATCTGTTAAATATTTTATTTTTGTAAATAACATATCAGGTTTTAAAATTGTTGAACTTACCATTGTTGAGGTCACACAGACACTTTGGTTATCGATGAATATGTATAACATAAACCTGCTCATCCATATAGATCACATCAAGGCTAATAAGTTCATCGATTGGAGGA from Triticum aestivum cultivar Chinese Spring chromosome 4A, IWGSC CS RefSeq v2.1, whole genome shotgun sequence harbors:
- the LOC123086078 gene encoding uncharacterized protein isoform X1, whose translation is MENSGLYWPPLYPKHPDMEKNPLSLTALWIEVWPRQGWRKASGRGSSAAHLPMMRHLISAELERQMSGQRAGSSRLTTISSTVFLVDLVFSNHPEVSMPGMVDAPHLCIVPTSSIMPNSSQVRRKLGWLGVTYVERSCMPLHNLGRL
- the LOC123086078 gene encoding uncharacterized protein isoform X2, with amino-acid sequence MENSGLYWPPLYPKHPDMEKNPLSLTALWIEVWPRQGWRKASGRGSSAAHLPMMRHLISAELERQMSEVSMPGMVDAPHLCIVPTSSIMPNSSQVRRKLGWLGVTYVERSCMPLHNLGRL